Genomic DNA from Ilyobacter polytropus DSM 2926:
ATGCTGTAAATTTATAAAAACTTTTAGTGATAACACCATAAGTTACCATACTGTTTACAGAGCTGTAAACAATCTAGATGATTTTGTAAAAAATCACGCCTCCATAAACATAGAAAAAATAAAAAAGAAACACCAGGCCTATAGAATTGTTCAGACACCTTTAAACATAAATATAAGAGATTTTCGACAAAATTCCATAAAAAAACCTTATCTTTATCTGATTTATGATATATCTACTAATGATATCTTAAATTATTACCTCAGTTTTACCAAATTAGATCTCAAAAAATCCGCCGCCTTTTTAAGAGACACAATCATAAAAAATTATAAGCCCAATGAAAATTTCTTTATAAAGCCTCAAAATCTTTTGATCGACTCTTTTGAAATAAAAAACAAAAGAAAGATAGAACAGATAAAAGAAATATTGGATATAAAAATAGAAAATTATTATGAACCAAATAAAGATATGGAAAAATTTATCAATTTTCTCAAATCAGATTTAAAAAATCTTTTGAAAGAAACTCATTTTACAAACTCTTTACATGATTTAGATAAGATTTTGTACTCTTATATTTTTATGAATAATATCAAAAATTTGAATGATGAAAGCCCCTTTTCTTCTTCAGGAATATTAAAAGATATTGATAAATTAGATATTTTGTTGGGAAGTGCTAAAAGAAAAGTTCAGGAATACGGGATAAGATTCAGAAATGGAATATATCGAAATCCAGATTTAAAACAACATACGGGAAATATTCTGGATATAAAATACAATGTCAACGACCTAAAAGAAATAAAGGTTTATTTTAAGGGATTTTTTTTATGTATG
This window encodes:
- a CDS encoding Mu transposase C-terminal domain-containing protein: MENEKNISYATLKRWVKAYKENGIEGLIKKERKDKNQYRSLDEKTYEFIKESYEKNPDIKISSLYEKCCKFIKTFSDNTISYHTVYRAVNNLDDFVKNHASINIEKIKKKHQAYRIVQTPLNINIRDFRQNSIKKPYLYLIYDISTNDILNYYLSFTKLDLKKSAAFLRDTIIKNYKPNENFFIKPQNLLIDSFEIKNKRKIEQIKEILDIKIENYYEPNKDMEKFINFLKSDLKNLLKETHFTNSLHDLDKILYSYIFMNNIKNLNDESPFSSSGILKDIDKLDILLGSAKRKVQEYGIRFRNGIYRNPDLKQHTGNILDIKYNVNDLKEIKVYFKGFFLCMAYLSANENF